One genomic window of Deltaproteobacteria bacterium HGW-Deltaproteobacteria-6 includes the following:
- a CDS encoding pantoate--beta-alanine ligase gives MRVTESIKEMQSHCESLRLSGQKISFVPTMGYFHEGHLSLMREARKTADHVVVSIYVNPTQFGPKEDFSKYPRDFDRDVQMAQSVGVDVIFFPSNQEMYPNAYQTYVDVEQVTKNLCGMSRPGHFRGVTTICCKLFNIVKPHSAIFGRKDFQQLAAIKRMVADLNMDLEIIGLPTFREPDGLAMSSRNVYLSQEERSSALSLVGALKLAQKLYAGGERNAAVMISQAEKLIKSADFTDIDYIKICDTATLEDVNEIKGEVVMALAVKVGKTRLIDNSVLGEELKA, from the coding sequence ATGAGAGTCACAGAATCCATCAAAGAAATGCAGTCTCACTGCGAAAGTTTAAGGCTTTCCGGTCAGAAAATATCTTTTGTTCCGACCATGGGCTATTTTCATGAGGGGCATCTGTCGCTGATGAGGGAAGCCCGCAAAACGGCGGATCATGTTGTTGTCAGTATCTATGTCAATCCTACCCAGTTCGGACCCAAAGAAGATTTTTCCAAATACCCGCGGGATTTTGATCGGGATGTCCAAATGGCGCAGAGCGTCGGCGTTGATGTTATATTTTTCCCGTCGAATCAGGAAATGTATCCCAACGCCTATCAAACCTATGTCGATGTGGAGCAGGTAACAAAAAATCTGTGCGGCATGTCCCGCCCGGGGCATTTTCGCGGTGTCACGACGATCTGCTGCAAATTATTTAATATTGTTAAACCGCACAGCGCCATTTTTGGCAGGAAGGATTTTCAGCAGCTGGCGGCGATCAAAAGAATGGTTGCCGATTTGAACATGGATCTGGAAATCATCGGTTTACCCACGTTCAGAGAGCCGGACGGCCTGGCAATGAGTTCGCGTAACGTTTACCTGAGTCAGGAGGAACGGTCATCGGCGCTTTCGCTTGTCGGTGCGTTGAAACTGGCGCAAAAGCTGTATGCCGGCGGCGAACGAAATGCGGCGGTGATGATCAGTCAGGCGGAAAAACTCATTAAAAGCGCTGATTTTACCGACATCGATTACATAAAAATATGCGATACGGCCACTCTGGAGGACGTGAATGAAATCAAAGGGGAGGTCGTTATGGCCTTAGCCGTAAAAGTGGGAAAAACCAGATTGATCGACAATTCCGTTTTGGGTGAAGAGCTTAAAGCGTAA